In one window of Juglans regia cultivar Chandler chromosome 3, Walnut 2.0, whole genome shotgun sequence DNA:
- the LOC109020137 gene encoding squamosa promoter-binding protein 1 produces METSRAEGKRSCKYYNNTVEEPEEEEDEASEDEKKREMTPASSRRTSSGSGGSTLITCQAENCNADFTEAKPYHRRHKVCEFHAKAPVVNVDGLHKRFCQQCSRFHLLSEFDENKKSCRKRLAGHNERRRKSSTDSYGEGSH; encoded by the exons ATGGAAACAAGCAGAGCCGAGGGAAAGAGGAGCTGCAAGTACTACAATAACACGGTGGAGGAGCCtgaagaggaggaggatgaaGCTAGCGAGgatgagaagaagagagaaatgacTCCCGCATCTAGCAGGAGAACATCATCTGGCAGTGGAGGGTCAACGCTGATTACTTGCCAGGCGGAGAATTGCAATGCTGATTTCACTGAAGCCAAGCCGTACCACCGGCGCCATAAGGTCTGCGAATTTCATGCCAAGGCTCCGGTTGTCAACGTTGATGGACTCCATAAAAGGTTCTGCCAGCAATGCAGCAG GTTCCATTTGCTATCAGAGtttgatgaaaacaaaaagagttGTCGGAAACGTCTAGCTGGTCACAATGAGAGGCGTCGGAAAAGCTCAACCGACTCTTATGGAGAAGGTTCACATTGA
- the LOC109020136 gene encoding mitochondrial arginine transporter BAC1 isoform X1: MGESSGYKEYVAGLVAGVATVIIGHPFDTVKVKLQKHNTEAHGITYRSGLHCTSRILKTEGIRGLYRGATSSFVGVAFESSLLFGIYSQTKQSLQGGVQGGGPQLQVIIPSAAYGGALISFVLCPSELLKCRMQVQGTDSMVPKSSRYGSPLDCALKTIKTEGVTGIFRGGCTTLLRESAGNAVFFSVYEYVRYYMHSRLKAASSYHSHLIDMGIGIVSGGLGGVAFWSAVLPLDVAKTIIQTAPDKSSSRNPFQILSSIYRRAGFKGCYTGLGPTIVRAFPANAAAIVTWELAIKILGIKHD; encoded by the exons ATGGGGGAGAGTTCCGGTTACAAGGAGTACGTGGCAGGCTTGGTCGCCGGTGTCGCCACTGTCATCATCGGCCACCCCTTCGACACAGTCAag GTGAAGCTGCAAAAGCACAATACTGAAGCACATGGGATTACATACAGGAGTGGTTTACATTGCACATCTAGGATTTTGAAGACCGAAGGA ATTAGAGGACTTTATAGAGGGGCAACATCATCTTTTGTTGGGGTGGCTTTTGAGAGTTCACTTCTTTTTGGCATTTACTCCCAAACAAAGCAGTCACTGCAG GGAGGTGTACAAGGTGGTGGCCCACAACTCCAAGTGATAATTCCTTCTGCGGCTTACGGTGGAGCTCTTATCAGTTTTGTATTATGTCCATCAGAGCTGCTGAAG TGTAGGATGCAAGTTCAAGGCACTGACTCTATGGTTCCAAAGTCAAGTAGATATGGTAGTCCCCTTGATTGTGCCCTCAAAACCATAAAAACTGAAGGG GTTACAGGGATCTTTCGCGGAGGTTGTACAACATTGCTAAGAGAATCTGCTGGCAATGCAGTCTTTTTTAGTGTTTATGAGTATGTCCGGTATTACATGCATTCACGACTAAAAGCTGCTTCATCTTACCATAGCCACTTGATTGACATGGGAATTGGGATTGTGAGTGGTGGCCTTGGTGGTGTAGCT TTTTGGTCTGCTGTTTTGCCCTTGGATGTGGCAAAAACTATAATTCAAACTGCCCCAGATAAAAGCTCTTCAAGGAATCCTTTTCAAATCTTGAGCTCA ATTTACAGGAGGGCTGGATTTAAAGGATGCTATACAGGTTTGGGTCCTACCATAGTTCGGGCATTTCCCGCCAATGCGGCTGCAATCGTTACCTGGGAGCTAGCAATAAAAATTTTAGGCATCAAGCATGACTGA
- the LOC109020136 gene encoding mitochondrial arginine transporter BAC1 isoform X2 translates to MGESSGYKEYVAGLVAGVATVIIGHPFDTVKVKLQKHNTEAHGITYRSGLHCTSRILKTEGGGVQGGGPQLQVIIPSAAYGGALISFVLCPSELLKCRMQVQGTDSMVPKSSRYGSPLDCALKTIKTEGVTGIFRGGCTTLLRESAGNAVFFSVYEYVRYYMHSRLKAASSYHSHLIDMGIGIVSGGLGGVAFWSAVLPLDVAKTIIQTAPDKSSSRNPFQILSSIYRRAGFKGCYTGLGPTIVRAFPANAAAIVTWELAIKILGIKHD, encoded by the exons ATGGGGGAGAGTTCCGGTTACAAGGAGTACGTGGCAGGCTTGGTCGCCGGTGTCGCCACTGTCATCATCGGCCACCCCTTCGACACAGTCAag GTGAAGCTGCAAAAGCACAATACTGAAGCACATGGGATTACATACAGGAGTGGTTTACATTGCACATCTAGGATTTTGAAGACCGAAGGA GGAGGTGTACAAGGTGGTGGCCCACAACTCCAAGTGATAATTCCTTCTGCGGCTTACGGTGGAGCTCTTATCAGTTTTGTATTATGTCCATCAGAGCTGCTGAAG TGTAGGATGCAAGTTCAAGGCACTGACTCTATGGTTCCAAAGTCAAGTAGATATGGTAGTCCCCTTGATTGTGCCCTCAAAACCATAAAAACTGAAGGG GTTACAGGGATCTTTCGCGGAGGTTGTACAACATTGCTAAGAGAATCTGCTGGCAATGCAGTCTTTTTTAGTGTTTATGAGTATGTCCGGTATTACATGCATTCACGACTAAAAGCTGCTTCATCTTACCATAGCCACTTGATTGACATGGGAATTGGGATTGTGAGTGGTGGCCTTGGTGGTGTAGCT TTTTGGTCTGCTGTTTTGCCCTTGGATGTGGCAAAAACTATAATTCAAACTGCCCCAGATAAAAGCTCTTCAAGGAATCCTTTTCAAATCTTGAGCTCA ATTTACAGGAGGGCTGGATTTAAAGGATGCTATACAGGTTTGGGTCCTACCATAGTTCGGGCATTTCCCGCCAATGCGGCTGCAATCGTTACCTGGGAGCTAGCAATAAAAATTTTAGGCATCAAGCATGACTGA